The following DNA comes from Deltaproteobacteria bacterium.
CGGCAGAGTCCGGCGAAGAGGTAAAAATAGCGCACATACTGATATCGACAAACAGCCCCGACGCCGCACAAAAAGCCCGGGAGGTAGCCGAGATGGCTAAATCCGGCCAGGATTTCGGTGAATTGGCGAAAGAATATTCGGACGACGCACTGTCGGCCGAGAAGGGCGGAGATATAGGTTACTTCAAAAAAGGCGATTTAATTCAGGCCCTGGAGGTAGCGGTTGAAAACACACCTGAGGGAAAAGTTTCCGGCCCGGTCGAATCTCCCGCCGGTTATCACATAGTCAAGGTTCTCGAAAGGACGAATGCCGAGAAGTCCGATGACTCGGACCCGGAATCCTCAAATGAAATCGCAATCGACGAGCAAACCAAACAGGAAATCAGCGATATTCTCTACAGGCAAAAAGCGGAAGTTCAGCTGAGAGACTGGCTCGACGGAGTTAAGAAAGAAGCCTATATTGAAGTAAAACTTTGATTTCAAGGTGTCAGCTTCTCTATATAATCCTCATGCCGGGGAAATCGCTCTATTAATTCTTTTCTGTCTCCGAGCTCGAAATCCGAGAATTCGAAACCGGGCGCGACGGTAGCCCCCATCAACGCGAATTCACCCCCTTCGAGCAAATAACAGCCGAACCAAAGACCCGCCGGTACGGCGACCTGAACGAACTGACCCGCTTTGAGATCCTGGCCTAAGAAGATGACTTTGATTGTTCCGCTAGGGTGTATCATAATCATCTGAACGGGATCGCCCAGATAGAAGTGCCATACCTCATCACTCTTGAGCCGGTGCAAATAAGACCTGGTATCGTGTGTAAGAAGGTAAAGGATTGCCGTGGAGTGGTCTCTGTCGCCCGTGTACCGCTCCGGAAGCGAGTCTTTTTTGATCCCCTCTTTGGCGCGGTATGTTTCTACATAGTAACCCCCTTCTTCAGGATGGGGCTTCATGTTGTAAAGCTTGATTATCCTCTCTGCCGTTATCATTATCGTCCTCCTTTAGAGCGCATATGATTATCATAACCATAATTTTATAATAGTTAAAAAACAGTCCTTGACTCCCCCGAAACCGTGACTATTTTCAAAGTAAGAAGGCAAAATCAGAAAATCAGGAGGCACAAAAATGAGAGTAAAAGTATGGGAACCGTTCAGGAGCTTTAAACCGTTTTACGGAGATTTCGGCAGGTGGTTCGACGAAGCAGCCGAAGGCACGGCTGAAGAGGGTCATTGGCATCCAAGTGTGGATGTATATGAAACGGGTAACAGCTATGTCCTGAAAGCCGACCTTCCGGGCGTGAGTAAAGAAGACATAAAAATCGACGTCAACAAGAATACCCTTACGCTTAAGGGCGAGAGGAAGTCCGAAGAGAAGGTCGAGAAAGAAAACTATGTGAGAGTCGAGCG
Coding sequences within:
- a CDS encoding Hsp20/alpha crystallin family protein — translated: MRVKVWEPFRSFKPFYGDFGRWFDEAAEGTAEEGHWHPSVDVYETGNSYVLKADLPGVSKEDIKIDVNKNTLTLKGERKSEEKVEKENYVRVERSYGSFSRSFSLSDKVNTESIKANYKDGVLEITLPKKEEAKPKEIKVEVN
- a CDS encoding cupin domain-containing protein encodes the protein MITAERIIKLYNMKPHPEEGGYYVETYRAKEGIKKDSLPERYTGDRDHSTAILYLLTHDTRSYLHRLKSDEVWHFYLGDPVQMIMIHPSGTIKVIFLGQDLKAGQFVQVAVPAGLWFGCYLLEGGEFALMGATVAPGFEFSDFELGDRKELIERFPRHEDYIEKLTP